One Phycisphaera mikurensis NBRC 102666 DNA window includes the following coding sequences:
- a CDS encoding phosphotransferase: protein MSGDPSPRLSEADAPGVADALRRHGWLADSEAVASVAPAGEGNMNLTLRLRIAGGEGGSRSVILKQSRGHVEKYPSIPAPAERIVAEHGFYAEVAALDSADRASVSSFLPTVRGFAEAERLLLLEDLGEASDLTIVYAGEGFRGGELEALGGWLGRLHAATRGRAEPGLRDNGAMRELNAEHLFEVPLDGVARFGMDLDDLAAGLTAAADRLRRDAGVRSAFHRGKAIYLAPTGGDAVLLHGDFYPGSWLRTVAGVRVIDPEFCFHGVPEVDAGIAVGHLALAGRSVAEAEAFLGAYGHPLNAETLRDLAGVEVVRRLIGVAQLPLGGSTPRVEMLGRAQATLAASADWRGLFAR from the coding sequence GTGAGCGGCGATCCATCTCCCAGGCTGTCCGAAGCCGACGCTCCCGGCGTCGCCGATGCCCTCCGCCGCCACGGCTGGCTCGCCGACAGCGAGGCCGTCGCTTCCGTTGCCCCCGCCGGCGAAGGCAACATGAACCTCACGCTGCGGCTGCGCATCGCCGGTGGCGAGGGAGGCTCCCGCTCGGTCATCCTCAAGCAGTCCCGCGGGCACGTGGAGAAGTACCCCTCCATCCCGGCGCCCGCCGAGCGGATCGTCGCCGAGCATGGCTTCTACGCCGAGGTCGCCGCGCTCGATTCCGCGGACCGTGCGTCGGTTTCGTCTTTCCTGCCGACGGTCCGCGGATTCGCCGAGGCGGAGCGCCTGCTGCTGCTTGAGGACCTCGGCGAGGCGTCGGACCTCACCATTGTCTACGCCGGCGAGGGCTTCCGCGGCGGCGAGCTGGAGGCGCTCGGCGGCTGGCTCGGGCGGCTGCACGCGGCGACACGCGGGCGTGCCGAGCCGGGGCTCCGGGACAACGGCGCCATGCGCGAGCTCAACGCCGAGCACCTCTTCGAGGTCCCGCTCGACGGCGTCGCGCGCTTCGGCATGGACCTGGACGACCTCGCGGCCGGGCTCACCGCCGCGGCGGACCGCCTCCGGCGCGACGCGGGGGTGCGGTCCGCGTTTCATCGGGGGAAGGCGATCTACCTCGCCCCGACCGGCGGCGACGCGGTCTTGCTCCACGGCGATTTCTACCCCGGCTCGTGGCTGCGCACCGTCGCGGGGGTGAGGGTCATCGACCCGGAGTTCTGCTTCCACGGCGTGCCGGAGGTGGACGCCGGCATCGCGGTCGGCCACCTCGCGCTCGCCGGCCGCTCCGTCGCCGAGGCGGAAGCCTTCCTCGGCGCGTACGGCCACCCGCTGAACGCCGAGACGCTGCGCGACCTCGCCGGCGTCGAGGTCGTCCGCCGCCTGATCGGCGTCGCTCAGCTCCCGCTGGGCGGTTCGACGCCGCGGGTCGAGATGCTCGGGCGGGCGCAGGCCACGCTGGCCGCCTCCGCCGATTGGCGCGGCCTGTTCGCGAGGTGA
- a CDS encoding nucleoside hydrolase — protein MIRTLLLALLLALAAPRVHAAPADVWLDVDTANGVYDPDDGIMMIQVFHRPDVFRVRGVSTLFGNATLEEAQPIAEHIVRRYGPEVGVHRGAASAEDFGRETDATRAMAAALREKPMHVLAVGPATNLGTVLSLHPELADRVISAVMVAGRRPGQRFQFSDDQPAPFRDANFEKDVPAMRAVLDSGVNLVLAPWEVTRTTWLDPEGLAVLRESGGAGAWIEATTRYWLLGWAANLGTEGFTPFDTLAAGWFTDPGLYAGVPVSVAIVEGPDDGARPVEPRVAGDPKPFLEAREVPEEAANGFYLATVADAFTGRLLEDLAGRTGEPGPPSDTIWHPSPGTGGLDPSAWDAVASRFVTASGRFDYAGLAADPDGLAQLDAYIAAVADADVPRLTRDAHLATAINAYNAWTVRLILDHFAEGRPPASIMEIPEDERWKAVRWRFGGQPLSLDMLEHLLIRPWFAEPRIHFALVCAAASCPPLRAGAYTAEGLDAQLEEQMRRTHGQAPWVGFEAGDEQVRLTALYKWYGQDFVPALTQPVEPDEQASLLPVVAGWNPTLAAALDAGATPAIAWLPYSWAINTPALGEDAK, from the coding sequence ATGATCCGCACCCTCCTCCTCGCGCTGCTCTTGGCTCTCGCGGCTCCGCGGGTCCACGCCGCGCCCGCCGACGTCTGGCTCGACGTCGACACCGCCAACGGCGTCTACGACCCCGACGACGGGATCATGATGATCCAGGTCTTCCACCGGCCCGACGTGTTCCGCGTCCGCGGCGTCAGCACGCTCTTCGGCAACGCCACGCTGGAGGAGGCCCAGCCCATCGCCGAGCACATCGTGCGGCGGTACGGCCCCGAGGTGGGGGTCCACCGCGGCGCCGCCTCCGCCGAGGACTTCGGCCGCGAGACCGACGCCACCCGCGCCATGGCCGCCGCCCTCCGCGAGAAGCCGATGCACGTGCTGGCCGTCGGCCCGGCGACCAACCTGGGCACGGTGCTCTCGCTGCACCCCGAGCTGGCCGACCGCGTGATCTCGGCGGTCATGGTCGCCGGCCGCCGGCCGGGGCAGCGGTTCCAGTTCTCCGACGACCAGCCCGCCCCCTTCCGCGACGCCAACTTCGAGAAGGACGTGCCCGCGATGCGGGCGGTGCTCGACAGCGGCGTGAACCTCGTGCTCGCCCCCTGGGAGGTCACCCGCACCACCTGGCTCGACCCCGAGGGCCTGGCCGTGCTCCGCGAGAGCGGCGGGGCGGGCGCCTGGATCGAGGCGACCACGCGGTACTGGCTGCTCGGCTGGGCGGCGAACCTGGGCACCGAAGGCTTCACCCCCTTCGACACCCTCGCCGCCGGCTGGTTCACCGACCCCGGGCTCTACGCCGGGGTGCCGGTGAGCGTCGCGATCGTGGAGGGCCCCGACGACGGTGCCCGGCCCGTCGAGCCCCGCGTCGCGGGCGACCCCAAGCCGTTCCTCGAGGCGCGCGAGGTGCCCGAGGAGGCAGCCAACGGCTTCTACCTCGCCACCGTCGCCGACGCCTTCACCGGCCGCCTGCTCGAGGACCTCGCCGGCCGCACCGGCGAGCCCGGCCCGCCCTCGGACACGATCTGGCACCCCTCCCCGGGCACCGGGGGCCTCGACCCGTCCGCGTGGGACGCCGTGGCCTCCCGCTTCGTCACCGCCTCGGGCCGCTTCGACTACGCCGGCCTCGCCGCCGACCCCGACGGCCTCGCGCAGCTCGACGCGTACATTGCCGCCGTCGCGGACGCCGACGTGCCCCGCCTCACCCGCGATGCGCACCTCGCCACCGCCATCAACGCGTACAACGCCTGGACGGTGAGGCTGATCCTCGACCACTTCGCCGAGGGCCGGCCGCCCGCCTCGATCATGGAGATCCCCGAGGACGAGCGCTGGAAGGCTGTCCGCTGGCGCTTCGGGGGGCAGCCGCTCAGCCTGGACATGCTCGAGCACCTGCTGATCCGCCCGTGGTTCGCGGAGCCGCGGATCCACTTCGCGCTCGTCTGCGCCGCCGCGAGCTGCCCGCCGCTGCGGGCCGGGGCGTACACGGCGGAGGGGCTTGACGCCCAGCTGGAGGAGCAGATGCGGCGGACGCACGGGCAGGCACCTTGGGTCGGCTTCGAAGCGGGCGACGAGCAGGTGCGGCTGACGGCGCTCTACAAGTGGTACGGGCAGGACTTCGTCCCGGCGCTGACGCAGCCGGTGGAGCCGGACGAGCAGGCGTCGCTGCTGCCGGTGGTGGCCGGGTGGAACCCGACGCTCGCCGCCGCGCTGGACGCCGGAGCAACGCCGGCGATCGCCTGGTTGCCCTACAGCTGGGCGATCAACACGCCCGCGCTCGGGGAAGACGCCAAGTGA
- a CDS encoding PqqD family protein produces MKHRRPVSQQAARQQARRREAQAALHTPQRLLAATARPAAAATARPRGDGLRVTRPAARPWWAFPPISWVVPVPQTRTVDLDPLGREVYELLGRGRRVEEVIEAFAEAHKLPFAEAQESVSAFLRLLLARDLVELDAASR; encoded by the coding sequence ATGAAGCACCGCCGCCCCGTGAGCCAGCAAGCCGCCCGCCAGCAGGCCCGGCGCCGCGAAGCCCAAGCGGCGCTCCACACGCCCCAGCGGCTGCTCGCCGCGACCGCCCGCCCGGCCGCCGCGGCGACGGCCCGGCCGCGGGGCGACGGCCTCCGCGTGACGCGGCCGGCCGCCCGCCCCTGGTGGGCCTTCCCGCCGATCTCGTGGGTGGTGCCGGTGCCGCAGACGCGCACGGTCGACCTCGACCCGCTCGGGCGGGAGGTGTACGAGCTGCTCGGCCGCGGCCGTCGCGTGGAGGAGGTGATCGAGGCCTTCGCCGAGGCCCACAAGCTGCCCTTCGCTGAAGCGCAGGAGAGCGTCTCGGCCTTCCTCCGCCTGCTGCTCGCACGCGATCTGGTCGAGCTCGACGCGGCGTCGCGGTGA
- a CDS encoding ferredoxin--NADP reductase, producing MPKDPRNALLVSRLDVHAGLSVFGVKLKEGPPPAFLPGQYATLGIENAAGKLVRRAYSVASAPGAAYDADGVLHFYVVKVDGGALTPSLFDLRVGDELFLSPRLGGHFVLGPGDPDRDLVMVATGTGTAPFRSMLRAEAALPPAERTGRRRVLIEGCRVAEDLGFFDELNALAAADPAFVYLPTVTREPDSSAWSGRRGRVNALLKPDAFLAAAGFPLDPASTAVFLCGNPQMIDQAEEELTDRGFRVRDRKNPDGNVVFERYW from the coding sequence ATGCCGAAGGACCCGCGCAATGCCCTGCTCGTCTCGCGTCTGGACGTCCACGCCGGCCTCTCGGTCTTCGGGGTGAAGCTCAAGGAGGGCCCGCCCCCGGCTTTCCTCCCCGGGCAGTACGCGACGCTGGGCATCGAGAACGCGGCGGGCAAGCTGGTCCGGCGCGCGTACTCCGTCGCGTCGGCCCCGGGCGCGGCGTACGACGCCGACGGCGTGCTGCACTTCTACGTGGTCAAGGTCGACGGCGGCGCGCTCACCCCGTCGCTCTTCGACCTCCGCGTCGGCGACGAGCTCTTCCTCTCGCCGCGGCTGGGCGGCCACTTCGTGCTGGGGCCCGGCGACCCGGACCGGGACCTGGTGATGGTCGCCACCGGCACCGGCACCGCGCCCTTCCGCAGCATGCTGCGGGCCGAGGCGGCGCTGCCGCCGGCCGAACGCACCGGCCGCCGGCGCGTGCTCATCGAGGGCTGCCGCGTCGCCGAAGACCTCGGCTTCTTCGACGAGCTCAACGCGCTCGCCGCCGCGGATCCCGCGTTCGTCTACCTGCCGACGGTCACCCGCGAGCCCGATTCCTCCGCTTGGTCCGGCCGGCGCGGCCGCGTGAACGCGCTGCTGAAGCCCGACGCCTTTCTGGCCGCCGCCGGCTTCCCCCTCGATCCGGCAAGCACGGCCGTCTTCCTCTGCGGCAACCCGCAGATGATCGACCAGGCCGAGGAGGAGCTGACCGACCGCGGGTTCCGGGTCCGGGACCGGAAGAACCCGGACGGGAACGTGGTCTTCGAGCGGTACTGGTGA
- a CDS encoding 5-oxoprolinase subunit C family protein encodes MIAGLSSEGSGVLRTVSAAAWGRQDLGHAPGGAQDRAAAGAARAALGLGPDAALLEIVAAPPLRFAGDARFVLTGAPRPDAGLAGRPVPHAQVQRAAAGEILRLGGTRPGGGFRTYLAMTADMAGAWPPLPPLSARRPRASPGVLRLIAGPEWATIDRPSRLFVRPWRVTPDLSDAGLRLEAAGSLPAPRCSPREIVSAPLADGCVQLTPAGPVIFLRGRPTLGGYPRIGCLDEASVDRAAQARPGECVRFENAAGWGASEEPRDREPRVAPAHSAGRAGA; translated from the coding sequence GTGATCGCCGGTCTCAGCTCCGAGGGAAGCGGGGTGCTGCGCACGGTCTCGGCGGCGGCGTGGGGACGCCAGGACCTCGGCCACGCGCCCGGCGGGGCGCAAGACCGAGCCGCGGCCGGGGCGGCCCGCGCCGCGCTCGGGCTCGGGCCCGACGCCGCGTTGCTGGAGATCGTGGCCGCCCCGCCGCTGCGCTTCGCGGGCGACGCCCGCTTCGTCCTCACCGGCGCCCCGCGGCCGGACGCGGGGCTGGCCGGGCGCCCGGTCCCGCACGCACAGGTCCAGCGGGCCGCGGCGGGCGAGATCCTGCGGCTTGGCGGCACGCGACCGGGGGGCGGCTTCCGGACCTACCTCGCGATGACGGCGGACATGGCCGGGGCGTGGCCCCCGCTCCCCCCGCTCTCCGCCCGCCGGCCCCGCGCGTCGCCGGGGGTGCTCCGCCTGATCGCCGGCCCGGAGTGGGCGACGATCGACCGCCCTTCCCGCTTGTTCGTCCGGCCCTGGCGGGTCACGCCGGACCTCTCCGACGCCGGCCTCCGCCTCGAAGCCGCCGGCTCGCTGCCGGCGCCGCGCTGCTCCCCGCGCGAGATCGTCTCCGCCCCGCTCGCCGACGGCTGCGTGCAGCTCACGCCGGCAGGCCCGGTGATCTTCCTCCGCGGCCGCCCGACGCTGGGCGGCTACCCGCGGATCGGCTGCCTGGACGAGGCGTCGGTGGACCGGGCCGCCCAGGCCCGGCCGGGCGAGTGCGTGCGGTTTGAGAACGCCGCCGGATGGGGAGCGAGCGAGGAGCCTCGGGACCGGGAGCCCCGGGTGGCGCCGGCCCACTCCGCCGGCCGGGCCGGCGCGTGA
- a CDS encoding LamB/YcsF family protein, protein MEPGGDDGPGPAGGDPPRRRRALRGASLKRLLLNIDLGERGVGHPLDLALLGHADLANVACGGHAGSADEAAFWSREAAVRGVAVTAHLSYPDRSGFGRRAMAIPFDRLARSLAWQLARLPETAAVKLHGALYQAADTDAGLAPRLAAWLAGAGVARVLTPASGALAAAAADAGLAVVPEAFADRCYTRESATGRPVLLSRRHAGAVLAADRAAEQARGLAVRGVVTLREGGEAAVAAETLCVHGDGPEALAVASAVAGVLRESSA, encoded by the coding sequence CTGGAACCTGGTGGGGACGACGGACCCGGCCCTGCTGGAGGCGATCCGCCCCGGCGACGCCGTGCGCTTCGAGGTGCGAGCCTGAAGCGCCTCCTCCTGAACATCGACCTCGGGGAGCGCGGCGTCGGCCACCCGCTGGACCTCGCGTTGCTCGGCCACGCGGACCTCGCCAACGTCGCCTGTGGCGGCCACGCGGGCTCCGCGGACGAAGCCGCGTTCTGGAGCCGGGAGGCCGCGGTCCGCGGGGTGGCCGTCACGGCGCACCTCTCGTATCCGGATCGGTCGGGCTTCGGGCGGCGGGCGATGGCGATCCCGTTCGACCGCCTGGCTCGCTCGCTGGCTTGGCAGCTCGCGCGGCTGCCGGAGACGGCGGCGGTGAAGCTCCACGGCGCCCTCTACCAAGCGGCGGACACCGACGCCGGCCTCGCCCCCCGACTGGCGGCCTGGCTGGCGGGCGCGGGCGTCGCTCGCGTGCTGACACCGGCCTCGGGGGCGCTGGCGGCCGCGGCCGCGGACGCCGGCCTCGCGGTGGTGCCGGAAGCCTTCGCCGACCGGTGCTACACGCGGGAGTCGGCGACGGGCCGGCCGGTGCTCCTGAGCCGCCGGCACGCCGGCGCGGTGCTCGCCGCGGACCGGGCCGCCGAACAGGCACGCGGCCTCGCGGTCCGCGGCGTCGTCACGCTCCGCGAAGGCGGCGAGGCGGCGGTGGCCGCGGAGACGCTCTGCGTTCACGGGGACGGGCCCGAGGCGCTCGCGGTGGCGTCCGCGGTGGCGGGCGTCCTGCGGGAGAGCTCGGCGTGA
- a CDS encoding carboxyltransferase domain-containing protein → MSAAAPARLGEGCWVFPFPGGPSRATSRRILAAHRAVAGARDGGRLGVLDAVPGLGELGVHFDPRQDAEAVRVAVEAVLAEAAAVEPPPASATHVLPTRFDGADLAAVAAGAGLGEAAAIRAFVTPRYGVAAVGFLPHFPYLLGLDARLATPRRASPRTRVPAGAVAIGNDQAGVYPAPSPGGWNLVGTTDPALLEAIRPGDAVRFEVRA, encoded by the coding sequence ATGAGCGCGGCCGCTCCCGCGCGGCTGGGCGAGGGGTGCTGGGTGTTCCCGTTCCCCGGCGGCCCCTCGCGGGCGACCAGCCGGCGGATCCTCGCGGCGCACCGGGCGGTGGCGGGGGCGCGGGACGGCGGGCGCCTCGGCGTGCTCGATGCCGTGCCCGGCCTCGGCGAGCTGGGGGTGCACTTCGATCCGCGGCAGGACGCCGAGGCGGTCCGCGTGGCGGTCGAGGCCGTGCTCGCGGAAGCCGCGGCCGTGGAGCCGCCGCCGGCGTCGGCGACGCACGTCCTCCCCACGCGCTTCGACGGAGCCGACCTCGCGGCGGTGGCGGCCGGGGCGGGCCTGGGGGAAGCGGCGGCAATCCGGGCCTTCGTGACGCCCCGCTACGGCGTCGCCGCGGTCGGCTTCCTCCCGCACTTCCCGTACCTCCTGGGCCTGGATGCGCGGCTCGCCACGCCGCGACGCGCGAGCCCGCGGACCCGGGTGCCCGCGGGCGCGGTCGCGATCGGCAACGACCAAGCGGGCGTCTACCCCGCCCCGAGCCCGGGCGGCTGGAACCTGGTGGGGACGACGGACCCGGCCCTGCTGGAGGCGATCCGCCCCGGCGACGCCGTGCGCTTCGAGGTGCGAGCCTGA
- a CDS encoding NUDIX hydrolase: protein MPDAAAREATRRRDDARELLSGFRAGEPAEEGHRQKMLSLLLGPDDPFARDSVRDGHFTASAFVVHDGHLLLIWHRKLLRWLQPGGHVDPEDEDLQAAATRELREETGVTGARCVRLLDVDVHPIPANPKRGEPAHRHHDVRFLFEASSHEAVAGSDAGEVKWVRFADVDAELTDASVVRAVAKLPR, encoded by the coding sequence ATGCCCGACGCCGCCGCGAGGGAGGCGACGCGGCGGCGTGACGACGCGCGCGAGCTGCTTTCGGGCTTCCGCGCCGGGGAGCCGGCGGAAGAGGGGCACCGCCAGAAGATGCTCTCGCTGCTCCTCGGGCCCGACGATCCCTTCGCCCGCGACAGCGTCCGGGACGGGCACTTCACCGCCAGCGCCTTCGTCGTCCACGACGGGCACCTGCTGCTGATCTGGCACCGGAAGCTGCTCCGCTGGCTGCAGCCCGGCGGCCACGTCGACCCCGAGGACGAGGACCTCCAGGCCGCCGCGACGCGGGAGCTGCGCGAGGAAACCGGCGTCACCGGTGCGCGGTGCGTGCGGCTGCTCGACGTTGACGTCCACCCGATCCCGGCGAACCCGAAGCGGGGCGAGCCGGCCCACCGGCACCACGACGTCCGCTTCCTCTTCGAGGCGAGCAGCCACGAGGCCGTCGCGGGCTCGGACGCCGGCGAGGTGAAGTGGGTCCGGTTCGCCGACGTGGACGCGGAGCTCACCGACGCGAGCGTGGTGCGGGCGGTCGCGAAGCTGCCGCGATGA
- the nadD gene encoding nicotinate (nicotinamide) nucleotide adenylyltransferase produces MSRAADRGPRGAHNPAVRGQDRRPLTLVFGGTFDPPHRGHTTLPPRVAAALGATRLLYVPAGRSPFKLDHEQSPPADRLAMLRLAVRGLEAVEVDATEAEAGDDRPSYTVQTLRRLAAERPDERFALLIGTDQLFVFPQWHAAEALAALAPPAVMVRPPAGRAAAAAWLDHEAPRWLRDAATLVDVPEVDASSTAIRAALRRGERPPSLAAEVAEYARRRNLYPEV; encoded by the coding sequence TTGAGCCGAGCCGCGGACCGCGGCCCGCGAGGCGCCCATAACCCGGCGGTCCGCGGGCAGGACCGCCGGCCGCTGACCCTGGTCTTCGGCGGCACCTTCGACCCGCCCCACCGCGGGCACACGACGCTGCCGCCGCGGGTCGCCGCGGCGTTGGGGGCGACGCGCCTGCTGTACGTGCCCGCCGGCCGCTCGCCCTTCAAACTCGATCACGAGCAGAGCCCCCCGGCGGACCGGCTCGCGATGCTCCGCCTGGCGGTGCGGGGCCTCGAGGCGGTGGAGGTCGACGCCACCGAGGCCGAAGCGGGCGACGACCGGCCGAGCTACACCGTCCAGACGCTCCGGCGGCTCGCCGCCGAGCGGCCGGACGAGCGCTTCGCGCTGCTGATCGGCACCGACCAGCTCTTCGTCTTCCCGCAGTGGCACGCGGCGGAGGCACTGGCGGCGCTGGCGCCCCCGGCGGTGATGGTCCGTCCCCCGGCCGGCCGGGCGGCCGCCGCCGCGTGGCTCGACCACGAGGCGCCCCGCTGGCTGCGGGACGCGGCCACGCTGGTGGACGTCCCGGAGGTCGACGCCTCGAGCACCGCGATCCGGGCGGCCCTGCGGCGGGGGGAGCGGCCGCCGTCGCTGGCGGCGGAGGTCGCGGAATACGCCCGGCGCCGCAACCTGTACCCGGAGGTCTGA
- a CDS encoding glycoside hydrolase family 2 protein, producing the protein MTPITSDSRPLQLDLGSGTPGVWTLRLESVSAATGGDPRDVEGPPAGLIGRDVPATVPGCAHTDLLAAGLIPDPEVALHEAEILWIGRSAFSFRRTFDLPGEALEREHLQLCFDGLDTLAEVSLNGTVIGRSADMHTRQRFDATSARAGENELVVRFAAPLPAALAAREAYGFLPSEGAGGNPKMPHNFLRKMSCNSGWDWGPTVTTSGVWKPCRVEAWDACRLGDVRPRTTKISGDTAELVLVADVEGPGRVRFRLLDPDGAVAATAEAEAAGGTAEAAVSVAGAQRWWPVGHGAQPLYTLQIELLDAGGATRGTASSRIGLRTTELILDEDPADAAFPVDGLAGREGVTGRRMTLRVNGKDIYCKGANWIPEDLFPHRVTRETYRERVAQAVDMNMNMLRIWGGGLYEHADLYEACDEAGVMIWQDFLFACAAYPEDDDTVSLVEQEVRDNVSRLARHASLVLWNGCNENLWGYQEWNVKGKPWPEVIGELPWGLRYYFETLPGIVNDLAPTTPYWPGSPSSGTTRAEFEDTALEANMNSRGNRHVWNVWHGPGHYLHYYEHCPRFCSEFGFHAPNAWPSLERSTPEDQRDWTGPVMREHNKNGHDKVLGDGQNKTSARIHDDFPVPAGRELDDWHHLASINQARAVTAGVGWFRSLFPWNSGALYWQINDCWPGASWSSVDTDGVRKPLYFATRRFFAPRVVNLGPAEPVELGAWGDDTGPLRAYLHNDSDQRWAGDLRVRLMEADGTLVEEQTDGVDLAPRSAAGVDVRLRALDRDAAPGRFLVAELPGGVRSFWWSAPDKAAGLPSPKMRVEVADGGRRVAVHAETLLRDLTLYPERLHPDAVVDDGVVTLLPGERHVFGIATPVDLDAAALSSAPVLRTSSELAGRAAGWTPDEITLGPAS; encoded by the coding sequence ATGACTCCGATCACCTCCGACTCCAGGCCTCTCCAACTCGACCTCGGCAGCGGGACCCCCGGTGTCTGGACCCTGCGGCTGGAGAGCGTGAGCGCTGCGACCGGCGGCGACCCGCGCGACGTGGAGGGTCCGCCGGCCGGGCTCATCGGCCGCGACGTGCCCGCCACCGTCCCGGGCTGCGCCCACACCGACCTCCTCGCCGCCGGGCTGATCCCCGACCCGGAGGTGGCGCTGCACGAGGCGGAGATCCTCTGGATCGGTCGCTCGGCGTTCAGCTTCCGCCGCACCTTCGATCTCCCCGGCGAGGCGCTGGAGCGGGAGCATCTTCAGCTTTGCTTCGACGGGCTCGACACGCTCGCGGAGGTGAGCCTCAACGGCACCGTCATCGGCCGCAGCGCCGACATGCACACCCGCCAGCGCTTCGACGCGACCTCGGCGCGCGCGGGCGAGAACGAGCTGGTCGTTCGCTTCGCCGCGCCGCTTCCCGCCGCGCTGGCCGCACGCGAGGCATACGGCTTTCTGCCCTCCGAGGGAGCCGGCGGGAACCCGAAGATGCCGCACAACTTCTTGCGGAAGATGTCGTGCAACTCCGGCTGGGACTGGGGGCCCACGGTGACGACCTCGGGCGTCTGGAAGCCCTGCCGCGTGGAGGCCTGGGACGCCTGCCGGCTCGGCGACGTCCGCCCGCGCACCACCAAGATCTCCGGCGACACCGCGGAGCTCGTGCTGGTCGCCGACGTGGAAGGGCCCGGCCGCGTCCGCTTCCGGCTGCTGGACCCCGACGGCGCCGTCGCCGCCACCGCCGAAGCCGAAGCCGCCGGCGGCACCGCCGAGGCCGCCGTGTCGGTGGCGGGTGCGCAGCGTTGGTGGCCGGTCGGCCACGGCGCTCAGCCGCTCTACACGCTCCAGATCGAGCTGCTCGACGCCGGCGGCGCGACCCGTGGCACCGCCTCCTCGCGCATCGGTCTCCGCACCACGGAGCTGATCCTCGACGAGGACCCCGCCGACGCGGCGTTCCCGGTCGACGGCCTCGCGGGCCGCGAGGGCGTGACGGGACGCCGGATGACGCTGCGGGTCAACGGCAAGGACATCTACTGCAAAGGGGCGAACTGGATCCCCGAAGACCTCTTCCCCCACCGCGTCACCCGGGAGACCTACCGCGAGCGGGTTGCTCAGGCCGTCGACATGAACATGAACATGCTGCGGATCTGGGGCGGCGGCCTCTACGAGCACGCCGACCTCTACGAGGCCTGCGACGAGGCCGGCGTGATGATCTGGCAGGACTTCCTCTTCGCCTGCGCCGCGTACCCCGAGGACGACGACACGGTCTCGCTCGTCGAGCAAGAGGTGCGCGACAACGTCTCGCGGCTCGCGCGCCACGCCAGCCTCGTGCTCTGGAACGGCTGCAACGAGAACCTCTGGGGCTACCAGGAGTGGAACGTCAAGGGCAAGCCGTGGCCGGAGGTGATCGGGGAGCTGCCCTGGGGCCTCCGGTACTACTTCGAGACGCTGCCCGGAATCGTGAACGACCTGGCGCCCACGACGCCGTACTGGCCCGGCAGCCCCTCGAGCGGGACCACCCGCGCCGAGTTCGAAGACACGGCTCTGGAGGCGAACATGAACAGCCGCGGCAACCGCCACGTGTGGAACGTGTGGCACGGCCCGGGCCACTACCTCCACTACTACGAGCACTGCCCGCGGTTCTGCTCGGAGTTCGGATTCCACGCCCCCAACGCGTGGCCCTCGCTGGAGCGCAGCACCCCCGAGGACCAGCGGGACTGGACCGGTCCGGTGATGCGCGAGCACAACAAGAACGGCCACGACAAAGTGCTCGGGGACGGCCAGAACAAGACCTCGGCCCGCATCCACGACGACTTCCCGGTTCCCGCGGGCCGGGAGCTCGACGATTGGCACCACCTCGCGAGCATCAACCAGGCGCGGGCGGTCACCGCCGGTGTGGGCTGGTTCCGCAGCCTGTTCCCCTGGAACTCCGGCGCCCTGTACTGGCAGATCAACGACTGCTGGCCCGGGGCGAGCTGGTCGAGCGTCGACACCGACGGGGTCCGCAAGCCGCTGTACTTCGCGACCCGGCGCTTCTTCGCTCCGCGCGTCGTGAACCTCGGCCCCGCCGAGCCGGTGGAGTTGGGCGCCTGGGGCGACGACACCGGCCCGCTGCGTGCCTACCTGCACAACGACAGCGACCAGCGGTGGGCGGGCGACCTGCGGGTGCGGCTGATGGAGGCCGACGGGACTCTCGTGGAGGAGCAGACCGACGGCGTCGACCTCGCCCCGAGGTCGGCCGCGGGGGTCGACGTCCGCCTCCGGGCGCTCGATCGCGACGCCGCCCCCGGCCGCTTCCTGGTCGCCGAGCTGCCCGGCGGCGTCCGCAGCTTCTGGTGGTCGGCGCCCGACAAAGCGGCGGGCCTGCCGAGCCCGAAGATGCGGGTGGAGGTGGCCGACGGCGGCCGCCGGGTGGCCGTGCACGCGGAGACGCTCCTCCGCGACCTGACGCTCTACCCCGAGCGGCTGCACCCCGACGCGGTGGTCGACGACGGCGTGGTGACGCTGCTGCCCGGCGAGCGCCACGTCTTCGGGATCGCGACCCCGGTCGATCTCGACGCGGCCGCGCTGTCCTCGGCTCCGGTGCTGCGGACCAGCAGCGAGCTGGCCGGGCGTGCGGCGGGCTGGACGCCCGACGAGATCACGCTGGGGCCGGCGTCTTGA